A portion of the Edaphobacter lichenicola genome contains these proteins:
- a CDS encoding aldo/keto reductase — MNESSDFRLKKIPLSYGGGHMPVLGFGTLIPDIDVTTNATRYALEAGFRHFDCAERYRNEREVGDALQAWLAAGEISREDIFVTTKLWNTNHRPERVKPAFDASLDKLRLNYLDLYLIHTPFAFQPGDDQDPRDQNGNIFYDHGVTLLDTWRAMESLVDQGTCRAIGLSDITLDGLLPLYEAARIKPAVVQVESHPYLPETEFLKFCNEKGIVFLVGAPLGHGMSAGPLEDPVIKAIASRVGQTPAQVLLAWGVQRGTAVLAKTRTEARAKENFNISPLPQDAFDEINSIRTRQRLNDVTTTGVPGFIPRVRSM; from the coding sequence ATGAATGAGTCTTCTGACTTTCGGCTGAAGAAAATCCCGCTTAGCTACGGCGGTGGTCATATGCCCGTGCTCGGATTTGGCACCCTGATTCCAGATATCGACGTGACAACGAACGCCACCAGATACGCACTGGAAGCCGGATTTCGACACTTCGATTGCGCGGAACGATACCGGAACGAGCGTGAGGTCGGCGACGCACTACAGGCATGGCTAGCCGCTGGAGAGATATCACGCGAGGACATCTTCGTTACCACAAAATTGTGGAACACCAATCATCGGCCGGAGCGCGTAAAGCCAGCCTTCGATGCGAGTCTGGACAAACTCAGGCTCAACTATCTGGACCTCTATCTCATTCATACTCCATTTGCATTTCAACCTGGCGACGATCAGGATCCGCGAGATCAAAATGGCAATATCTTTTACGACCACGGCGTGACTTTGCTCGACACCTGGAGGGCGATGGAGAGTCTTGTGGACCAGGGGACATGCCGGGCCATCGGCCTCTCCGACATCACGTTGGACGGTCTGCTACCTCTCTACGAAGCCGCGAGAATCAAGCCAGCCGTTGTTCAGGTCGAGTCACATCCGTATCTTCCGGAAACAGAGTTTCTCAAGTTCTGCAATGAGAAAGGCATTGTGTTTTTGGTCGGTGCGCCGTTGGGTCATGGAATGAGTGCAGGGCCACTCGAAGATCCCGTCATTAAGGCAATCGCCTCACGAGTGGGACAGACGCCGGCACAGGTGCTGCTGGCTTGGGGGGTGCAGCGCGGCACCGCTGTGCTTGCGAAGACCAGAACCGAGGCTCGCGCAAAAGAAAACTTCAACATCTCCCCACTCCCGCAAGACGCGTTTGATGAGATCAATAGCATTCGGACGAGACAGAGGCTCAACGATGTAACCACGACGGGTGTCCCGGGCTTCATTCCCCGAGTTCGATCAATGTGA
- a CDS encoding ion channel, with amino-acid sequence MANESVQKNRRESSRARGKFFFLFVFLLIDLALYPYATHQDTPSLWFRLLNVLVAISCVYAVSFRRWTWIIALVLAVPVALHHSFAYEIASSKLGLASAGITVVFDIFIIVVIFKKAFQTREVSADTIFAAVSIYLLLGFAFANVYYILVTLQHGAFYLEPALNHHTLPVRFDLIYYSFVTMTSLGAAGISPVSDQARSLSIIESVVGILYLGVLVSRLIAIYKPQGDSETQP; translated from the coding sequence ATGGCCAACGAGAGTGTTCAAAAGAATCGACGAGAGTCTTCAAGGGCGAGAGGGAAGTTTTTCTTTCTTTTTGTGTTCCTGCTGATCGACTTAGCCTTGTATCCGTACGCGACCCACCAAGACACTCCCTCTTTGTGGTTTCGGCTACTGAATGTATTGGTCGCGATCTCCTGCGTCTACGCGGTGAGCTTCCGTCGGTGGACATGGATCATTGCACTGGTCCTCGCGGTTCCCGTTGCCCTTCATCACAGCTTCGCCTACGAAATAGCTTCCAGTAAATTAGGGCTTGCGAGCGCCGGCATAACTGTCGTCTTCGACATCTTTATCATCGTTGTCATATTTAAAAAGGCTTTCCAGACACGAGAAGTGAGTGCGGACACTATCTTTGCCGCCGTATCGATCTACCTTCTATTAGGCTTCGCCTTCGCGAATGTCTATTACATACTGGTTACGTTGCAGCATGGTGCTTTCTACCTTGAGCCGGCACTCAATCACCATACGTTGCCCGTTCGATTCGATCTGATCTACTACAGCTTCGTTACGATGACCTCGTTGGGAGCTGCTGGGATCTCACCAGTTAGCGATCAGGCGAGGTCTCTCTCCATCATTGAGTCCGTTGTGGGCATCCTCTACCTGGGCGTTTTGGTATCGCGACTTATTGCCATCTACAAACCTCAAGGTGATTCGGAGACGCAGCCGTAG
- a CDS encoding glycoside hydrolase family 13 protein: MNEPRNRTSSLANHLLCAALALGSFLPSAFAQTATQVPPAVDQKNTTADPWWKHGVIYEIYPRSFQDTDGDGIGDIKGITSRLDYIKQLGIDAIWITPMYPSPQIDFGYDIADYTAIDPQYGTMADFEHMTAEAKRRNIRVIMDYVPNHTSDQSAWFKESRSFRDNPKRDWYIWRDPKGYTADGKPIPPNNWQSWFGHSAWEWDPATKQYYYHHFYVQQPDLNWRNPEVVKAMMDVLRFWMNKGVNGFRVDAVSRLFEDPNLHDDPIQPGLNAFGDPNIQHKYTDNLPEVHDMLREMRKVIDEYPGNPVLISEADEPNIFELSKMYGANNDEVQLPMDFQVADVNELNAPKFRQLLDEVENNPAHGQPYFFFGNHDQDRIWDRYSIGVNDPAMKARIARMMAALLLTSRATPQMYYGDEIGMVTTTPTRIEDVRDPEGITGWPKQKGRDGERTPMQWNDSKNAGFSTSNTTWLPVAPDYKTVNVAVESPDRESMLNWYTRLIELRRTNPALYEGSMQMLNPNESVVSYLRKGPAGKPSVLVALNFSDKPQTLKYDYTALGLNKGATKTLETNDPSLTQAPLTKPITLAPYATWIAEVQ, from the coding sequence GTGAACGAACCGCGAAATCGCACCTCAAGTCTTGCGAACCATCTCCTCTGCGCAGCCCTGGCGCTCGGTAGCTTCCTGCCGAGCGCCTTCGCGCAGACTGCAACTCAAGTCCCACCTGCAGTCGATCAAAAGAACACCACCGCCGACCCATGGTGGAAGCACGGCGTCATCTACGAGATCTACCCGCGCAGCTTCCAGGACACCGACGGCGACGGCATCGGCGACATCAAAGGCATCACCTCACGCCTCGACTACATCAAGCAACTCGGCATCGACGCCATCTGGATCACCCCAATGTACCCCTCACCCCAGATCGACTTCGGCTACGACATCGCCGACTACACAGCCATCGATCCTCAGTACGGCACCATGGCCGACTTCGAGCACATGACCGCAGAAGCCAAGCGCCGCAACATCCGCGTCATCATGGACTACGTCCCCAACCACACCTCAGACCAGAGCGCATGGTTCAAGGAGTCGCGCTCCTTCCGCGACAATCCCAAGCGCGACTGGTACATCTGGCGCGACCCCAAGGGCTACACCGCCGACGGCAAACCCATCCCACCCAACAACTGGCAGAGCTGGTTCGGCCACTCCGCATGGGAGTGGGATCCCGCCACCAAGCAGTACTACTACCATCACTTCTACGTTCAGCAACCCGACCTCAACTGGCGCAACCCCGAAGTCGTCAAGGCCATGATGGACGTCCTCCGCTTCTGGATGAACAAAGGCGTCAACGGCTTCCGCGTCGACGCTGTCTCACGCCTCTTCGAAGACCCCAACCTCCACGACGACCCGATTCAGCCCGGCCTCAACGCCTTCGGCGACCCCAACATCCAGCACAAGTACACCGACAACCTCCCCGAAGTTCACGACATGCTCCGCGAGATGCGCAAAGTCATCGACGAATATCCCGGCAACCCCGTCCTTATCAGCGAAGCCGACGAGCCCAACATCTTCGAACTCTCCAAGATGTACGGCGCCAACAACGACGAGGTCCAACTCCCCATGGACTTTCAGGTAGCGGACGTCAACGAACTCAACGCTCCGAAATTCCGCCAGCTCCTCGATGAAGTCGAAAACAATCCCGCCCACGGCCAGCCGTACTTCTTCTTCGGCAACCACGATCAGGACCGCATCTGGGACCGTTACAGCATCGGCGTCAACGACCCCGCAATGAAAGCGCGCATCGCCCGCATGATGGCCGCTCTGCTCCTTACCTCACGCGCCACGCCGCAGATGTACTACGGCGACGAGATCGGCATGGTCACCACAACACCCACACGCATTGAAGACGTCCGTGATCCCGAAGGCATCACCGGCTGGCCAAAACAAAAAGGCCGCGACGGCGAGCGCACCCCCATGCAGTGGAACGACTCAAAGAACGCAGGCTTCAGCACCTCCAACACCACCTGGCTTCCCGTTGCACCCGACTACAAGACCGTCAACGTCGCAGTCGAGTCTCCCGACCGCGAATCCATGCTCAACTGGTACACGCGCCTCATTGAGCTCCGCCGCACCAACCCCGCCCTCTACGAAGGCAGCATGCAGATGCTCAACCCAAACGAAAGCGTAGTCTCCTACCTGCGCAAAGGCCCCGCCGGCAAACCCTCCGTCCTCGTAGCCCTCAACTTTTCCGACAAACCCCAAACCCTGAAGTACGACTACACCGCGCTAGGCCTCAACAAGGGCGCAACCAAAACACTGGAAACCAACGACCCATCCCTCACCCAGGCACCTCTCACCAAACCAATCACCCTCGCCCCCTACGCCACTTGGATCGCCGAGGTCCAATAA
- a CDS encoding glycoside hydrolase family 13 protein, translating to MTINRHHRTSSPRWLRLPQTLAILAASILWSAASPAVSQTPHNDGPWWKHAVLYEIYPRSYQDSNGDGVGDLNGITQRLDYLQNLGVDAIWIAPMYPSPQVDFGYDISDYENIDPNYGTLADFDHLQSEAKKRNIRIILDMVLNHTSDKHQWFIDAASSRTNPKHNYYVWNDGIPANSTGVTEFQKRYEHEGRVPPNNWTSTFGGSAWQWVPAVHQYYYHFFYVQQPDLNWRNPVVEKAMFDQMRFWLDRGVAGFRLDAIPTLFEDPQLREEKNLGGTNAQGDPNYSDAYQSNLPEVHDTIRRMREMINSYSGDRVLIGETYLPNTAALDMWYGGEKHNELQLPMDFLVGFHGDHDKLDVAKFRTNLDDAETKIHGSQPLFVFDNHDNVRSWDRYGDGIHNQQIARILAAILLTTRSAALLWEGQELGMVTTTPTRKEDVKDPIGITGWPKEKGRDGERTPMQWDDSKNAGFSDAATTWLPVPPSYTTTNVKTEESDPDSLLNWYKQLIAMRRSDPTLRDGKQIMIDESNSSVLSYVREGVAGHPSIIVALNFTDQPQTISLDPSKAKVSGKTVSTLLTNAPDLKQSTTLQNITLPPYALWIGSIK from the coding sequence ATGACCATCAACCGACACCATCGCACCTCATCCCCACGGTGGCTTCGCCTCCCTCAAACCCTCGCCATTCTGGCCGCCTCCATCCTCTGGAGCGCTGCATCACCAGCCGTCAGTCAAACGCCGCACAACGACGGCCCATGGTGGAAGCACGCCGTCCTCTATGAGATCTACCCACGCAGCTATCAGGACTCGAACGGCGACGGCGTCGGCGACCTCAACGGCATCACCCAGCGCCTCGACTACCTCCAGAACCTCGGCGTCGACGCCATCTGGATCGCTCCCATGTACCCCTCGCCTCAGGTCGACTTCGGCTACGACATCTCCGACTACGAAAACATCGACCCCAACTACGGCACGCTCGCCGACTTCGACCATCTCCAGTCCGAGGCCAAAAAACGCAACATCCGCATAATCCTCGACATGGTCCTCAACCACACCTCCGACAAGCACCAGTGGTTCATCGACGCTGCCAGCTCGCGCACCAACCCCAAACACAACTACTACGTCTGGAACGACGGCATCCCCGCCAACTCCACCGGCGTCACCGAATTTCAGAAGCGATACGAGCACGAAGGCCGCGTCCCGCCTAACAATTGGACCTCAACCTTCGGCGGCTCCGCCTGGCAGTGGGTCCCTGCCGTCCATCAGTACTACTACCACTTCTTCTACGTCCAGCAACCCGATCTCAACTGGCGCAACCCAGTCGTTGAAAAAGCTATGTTCGACCAGATGCGCTTCTGGCTCGACCGCGGCGTAGCCGGCTTCCGCCTCGACGCCATCCCCACCCTCTTCGAAGATCCTCAGCTGCGCGAAGAGAAGAATCTCGGCGGCACCAACGCGCAAGGCGACCCCAACTACTCCGACGCCTACCAATCCAACCTCCCCGAGGTCCACGACACCATCCGCCGCATGCGCGAGATGATCAACTCCTACTCCGGCGACCGCGTCCTCATCGGCGAAACGTACCTGCCCAACACCGCCGCTCTCGACATGTGGTACGGCGGCGAAAAGCACAACGAGCTGCAGCTCCCCATGGACTTCCTCGTCGGCTTCCACGGCGATCACGACAAGCTCGACGTCGCCAAATTCCGCACCAACCTCGACGACGCCGAAACAAAGATTCACGGCTCCCAGCCTCTCTTCGTCTTCGACAATCACGACAACGTGCGCTCCTGGGACCGCTACGGTGACGGCATTCACAATCAGCAGATCGCCCGCATCCTCGCGGCAATTCTCCTGACCACTCGCTCTGCCGCGCTCCTCTGGGAAGGCCAGGAGTTAGGCATGGTCACCACCACACCCACCCGCAAAGAAGACGTCAAGGACCCCATCGGCATCACCGGCTGGCCAAAAGAAAAAGGCCGCGACGGCGAACGAACCCCCATGCAGTGGGACGACTCCAAAAACGCCGGCTTCAGCGATGCAGCCACCACATGGCTTCCCGTCCCCCCCAGCTACACGACAACCAACGTCAAAACCGAAGAGAGCGATCCTGACTCGCTCCTCAACTGGTACAAACAGTTGATCGCGATGCGTCGCAGCGACCCCACCCTCCGCGATGGAAAACAGATAATGATCGACGAGTCGAATTCATCCGTCCTGTCGTACGTTCGCGAAGGCGTCGCCGGCCATCCTTCAATCATCGTAGCGCTCAACTTCACCGATCAGCCCCAGACCATCTCGCTCGACCCCAGTAAAGCCAAGGTCTCCGGCAAAACCGTGAGCACACTCCTCACCAACGCGCCAGACCTCAAACAGTCAACCACCCTGCAGAACATCACCCTCCCGCCGTATGCTTTATGGATCGGGTCCATTAAATAA
- a CDS encoding GntR family transcriptional regulator — protein sequence MPEVRPDQSGTTSTPSPTPKYRQVYEELHSAIMTGSLQRGDRLPSEAELGKRYNTSRITIAKAVHELQLQGLVSRRPGSGTHVIAPAASRGHVFGLLIPDLGRTEIFEPICHGMMRSPLAKPHSLLWGHSIGELAQKEKEAEHLCHKYIAQKVSGVFFAPLEFTPEKDAVNRRITSALDRAGIQIVLLDRCYTAYPMRSKYDLVGIDNRRAGFVITQHLLLHGAKRVAFVAKPLSASTVVGRIAGYREALFAHGIHLQQDLVCRGDPEDHHFIQRLLKQCRPDAIVCANDVTAIKVMEGLASYGVRVPEEIRIVGVDDVKYASLLPVPLTTQHQNCAEIGAMAIATMLQRLERPDQPTRDILLQTKTVIRRSCGTHANQNHKLI from the coding sequence GTGCCCGAAGTGCGCCCCGACCAAAGCGGTACCACCTCGACGCCATCCCCAACTCCCAAATACCGGCAGGTCTACGAGGAACTTCACTCGGCCATCATGACAGGCTCGCTGCAGCGTGGGGATCGCCTCCCCAGCGAGGCAGAACTTGGAAAGCGGTACAACACCTCGCGCATCACCATCGCGAAGGCCGTGCACGAGCTGCAGCTTCAAGGCTTGGTCTCGCGGCGACCCGGGTCTGGCACCCACGTCATCGCTCCGGCAGCCTCCCGCGGCCACGTCTTTGGTCTACTCATTCCAGACCTCGGGCGCACCGAGATCTTCGAGCCAATATGCCACGGCATGATGCGGTCGCCATTAGCCAAGCCCCACTCCCTCCTCTGGGGACACTCCATCGGTGAACTCGCACAGAAGGAAAAGGAGGCCGAGCATCTCTGCCACAAATACATCGCGCAGAAAGTCTCCGGTGTCTTCTTTGCTCCGTTGGAGTTCACACCCGAAAAAGACGCCGTCAATCGGCGCATCACATCCGCGCTCGATCGCGCAGGCATTCAAATCGTCCTGCTCGACCGTTGCTACACCGCATATCCCATGCGCTCGAAGTACGACCTCGTCGGAATCGATAACCGTCGTGCGGGTTTCGTCATCACACAGCACCTGCTCCTTCACGGCGCGAAGCGCGTCGCCTTCGTTGCCAAACCTCTCTCCGCCTCAACGGTCGTTGGCCGCATCGCCGGCTATCGCGAAGCTCTCTTCGCACACGGAATCCATCTTCAACAAGACCTCGTATGCCGCGGCGACCCCGAAGATCACCACTTCATTCAGAGATTGCTGAAGCAATGCAGACCCGATGCAATCGTCTGCGCCAACGACGTCACTGCAATCAAAGTCATGGAGGGCCTGGCCTCATACGGCGTCCGTGTCCCCGAAGAGATCCGCATCGTCGGTGTCGACGACGTCAAGTACGCCAGCCTCCTGCCCGTCCCCCTCACCACGCAGCACCAGAACTGCGCCGAGATTGGTGCCATGGCGATCGCAACTATGTTGCAGCGGCTCGAAAGGCCCGATCAACCCACCCGGGACATTCTTCTCCAGACCAAAACAGTCATCCGCCGATCGTGCGGCACCCACGCAAACCAGAATCACAAACTAATCTAG